The Bacteroidota bacterium genome includes a region encoding these proteins:
- a CDS encoding leucyl aminopeptidase produces MTVATTNAALTETDADLLLLFVHADTNLADAFPGTEQAVADATTGDAPVLFYAGDRRLGLVGIKNTEAETLRTAAAKGAVAAQKLKAASVALALPEAGPEHAAALVEGLILGGYRFLDYKTGDDQPAAVESLDVHGDGIDEAVDAARVRAESACFARDLVNTSPHDKTPVLLAERAKAMAAEVGLTCEVWDKARVEKERMGGLLAVNRGSQDPPAFIVLEHKPDGARNERPVVLVGKAVVFDTGGLSLKPTKGSMDKMKADMGGGAAVLGTMRAVAALGLPLHVVALVPATDNRPGETAYVPGDVVTMRSGLTVEVLNTDAEGRMILADALDVAKGYAPDLVVSVATLTGAAVVALGTRVAAVLTPEDDASADRLDAFIAAGDRTGEWLAPLPMRAHYAEQLRSDTADIKNVGGREAGTVTAAKFLEHFTREGDEAAYPWVHLDIAGPAFLSSPAPYRPKEGTGFGVRLLVDVLEHRLNR; encoded by the coding sequence ATGACCGTCGCCACCACGAACGCCGCGCTCACCGAGACCGACGCGGACCTCCTGCTCCTGTTCGTCCACGCCGACACTAACCTCGCGGACGCCTTTCCGGGGACCGAGCAGGCGGTGGCCGATGCCACGACGGGCGACGCGCCGGTGCTGTTCTATGCTGGAGACCGGCGCCTCGGGCTCGTCGGCATCAAAAACACGGAGGCCGAGACGCTCCGCACGGCCGCCGCGAAAGGCGCTGTCGCTGCGCAGAAGCTGAAGGCCGCCTCCGTCGCCCTCGCCCTTCCCGAGGCAGGACCGGAGCACGCCGCCGCGCTCGTCGAGGGCCTTATTCTCGGCGGCTACCGGTTCCTCGACTACAAGACCGGCGATGACCAGCCCGCCGCCGTCGAATCCCTGGACGTCCACGGCGACGGGATCGACGAGGCGGTCGACGCAGCGCGCGTCCGGGCCGAGTCGGCGTGCTTCGCGCGCGACCTCGTCAACACCTCGCCGCACGACAAGACGCCGGTGCTCCTCGCCGAGCGCGCGAAGGCGATGGCAGCCGAGGTCGGGCTGACCTGCGAGGTGTGGGACAAGGCCCGCGTCGAGAAGGAGCGGATGGGCGGGCTGCTCGCCGTCAACCGGGGCAGCCAGGACCCGCCCGCGTTCATCGTCCTGGAGCACAAGCCCGACGGCGCCCGGAACGAGCGGCCCGTCGTGCTCGTCGGCAAGGCGGTCGTCTTCGACACCGGCGGGCTGTCGCTCAAGCCGACGAAGGGCTCGATGGACAAGATGAAGGCCGACATGGGCGGCGGCGCGGCCGTCCTCGGCACGATGCGGGCCGTCGCGGCGCTCGGCCTCCCGCTCCACGTCGTCGCCCTCGTGCCCGCCACTGACAACCGGCCCGGCGAGACCGCCTACGTCCCCGGCGACGTGGTGACGATGCGCTCCGGCCTGACGGTCGAGGTCCTCAACACCGACGCCGAGGGCCGGATGATCCTCGCCGACGCGCTCGACGTGGCGAAAGGGTACGCCCCCGACCTCGTCGTCAGCGTGGCGACGCTGACCGGCGCGGCCGTCGTCGCCCTCGGTACCCGCGTCGCCGCCGTGCTGACGCCCGAGGACGACGCCAGCGCCGACCGCCTCGACGCCTTTATCGCCGCCGGCGACCGGACCGGCGAGTGGCTTGCTCCGCTCCCGATGCGCGCCCACTACGCCGAGCAGCTGAGGAGCGACACGGCCGACATCAAGAACGTCGGCGGGCGCGAGGCCGGGACGGTCACCGCCGCCAAGTTCCTCGAGCACTTCACCCGCGAGGGCGACGAGGCTGCGTACCCGTGGGTCCACCTCGACATTGCCGGACCGGCGTTCCTCAGCAGCCCCGCCCCGTACCGCCCGAAGGAGGGCACCGGCTTCGGCGTCCGCCTGCTCGTGGACGTGCTGGAGCACCGCCTCAACCGATGA
- a CDS encoding LD-carboxypeptidase: MPTPPPLRHSGTVAVAAPASAPLDEVRYRDGLAALRARGLRFEHPREIAPYGFLAGTDAERLDELNTLLRRDDLDAIFCVRGGYGTLRLLPDLDYAAARAHPKLVIGYSDITALHCALWAKAELPGLSGPMVGPDWSAMDAASEAQFWHLAEGGVGEVVGPGGERLEPVRPGEGGGVLVGGNLVMLCALLGTPFLPDLRGAILFVEEVGESPYRIDRLFAQLKLAGVLDHLGGLVLGAFTGADPPENRPSLSLDEVFGHYTADLPYPVARGLVYGHLRPKSTLPVGVRAQLEVGAEAATLTVLEPVTA, translated from the coding sequence GTGCCCACGCCGCCTCCGCTCCGCCATTCCGGCACCGTTGCCGTCGCTGCTCCCGCGAGCGCGCCCCTCGACGAGGTCCGCTACCGCGACGGCCTCGCCGCGCTCCGCGCCCGGGGTCTGCGGTTCGAGCACCCGCGCGAGATTGCCCCCTACGGCTTCCTCGCTGGGACCGACGCTGAGCGCCTGGACGAACTGAACACGCTCCTCCGGCGCGACGACCTCGACGCCATTTTCTGCGTGCGCGGCGGCTACGGCACGCTCCGCCTGCTGCCGGACCTGGACTACGCCGCCGCCCGGGCGCACCCCAAGCTCGTCATCGGCTACAGCGACATCACAGCACTCCACTGCGCGCTCTGGGCGAAGGCGGAGCTGCCCGGTCTGAGCGGTCCGATGGTCGGCCCCGACTGGTCGGCGATGGACGCGGCGAGCGAGGCCCAGTTCTGGCACCTCGCCGAGGGCGGGGTGGGGGAGGTCGTCGGCCCCGGCGGCGAGCGGCTGGAGCCGGTCCGGCCGGGCGAGGGCGGGGGCGTGCTCGTCGGCGGCAACCTCGTGATGCTCTGCGCGCTCCTCGGCACGCCGTTCCTGCCCGACTTGCGCGGGGCGATCCTGTTCGTCGAGGAGGTCGGCGAGTCGCCGTACCGGATCGACCGGCTGTTTGCCCAACTGAAGCTAGCGGGTGTGCTCGACCATCTCGGCGGGCTCGTCCTCGGCGCGTTCACCGGGGCCGATCCGCCCGAGAATCGGCCTTCGCTTTCGCTGGACGAGGTGTTCGGCCACTACACCGCCGACCTGCCGTACCCCGTCGCCCGCGGCCTCGTCTACGGCCACCTCCGGCCGAAGAGCACGCTGCCCGTCGGCGTCCGAGCCCAGCTGGAAGTCGGTGCCGAGGCCGCCACGCTCACCGTCCTCGAACCCGTCACCGCCTGA
- the purN gene encoding phosphoribosylglycinamide formyltransferase codes for MSDALRLAVFASGGGSNLQAILDAVAEGSLNAEVVLVVSDRPSIGALDRAERAGIPTAVLHPRDFAAADVFGAALLDVLGEYGTTFIALAGYLKQIPAAVVRAFRHRILNIHPSLLPAFGGPGFYGRRVHEAALAHGVRWSGATVHLVDEAYDTGPIVLQEPVPVHPGDTPEVLAARVLAVEHQLYPQALRLFADDRVRIDGRHVRITNDE; via the coding sequence GTGTCCGACGCCCTGCGACTCGCCGTTTTCGCCTCGGGCGGTGGCTCGAACCTGCAGGCTATCCTCGACGCCGTCGCCGAGGGGTCGCTGAACGCCGAGGTGGTGCTCGTCGTCTCGGACAGGCCCAGCATCGGGGCCCTCGACCGGGCGGAGCGGGCGGGTATCCCGACGGCCGTGCTGCACCCTCGGGACTTCGCGGCCGCCGACGTGTTCGGGGCTGCGCTGCTCGATGTACTGGGTGAGTACGGGACAACTTTCATAGCGCTCGCGGGCTACCTGAAGCAGATCCCCGCTGCGGTCGTGCGTGCGTTCCGACACCGCATTCTCAACATCCACCCGTCGCTGCTGCCGGCCTTCGGCGGGCCGGGGTTCTACGGGCGCCGCGTCCACGAAGCCGCCCTCGCCCACGGCGTCCGCTGGAGCGGGGCGACGGTCCACCTCGTCGACGAGGCCTACGACACCGGCCCCATCGTTCTCCAAGAGCCCGTGCCGGTGCATCCCGGCGACACGCCTGAGGTACTCGCCGCCCGCGTCCTCGCCGTCGAGCATCAACTCTATCCCCAAGCCCTCCGCCTCTTCGCCGACGACCGCGTCCGCATCGACGGCCGCCACGTCAGAATTACGAACGACGAGTGA
- the purH gene encoding bifunctional phosphoribosylaminoimidazolecarboxamide formyltransferase/IMP cyclohydrolase, which produces MIQTKDLPPPADRYPVQRALLSVSDKTGLAAFAQRLAALGVELVSTGGTARVLREAGLTVRDVAEVTASPELLDGRVKTLHPKIHAGLLARRTDADDLAQLDEHGIAPIDLVVVNLYPFAEAVAQDDVTDAVAVENVDIGGPTMVRAAAKNHFFVGVVTSPDQYDAVAIELEAHSGQLSLATRRELAGAAFTHTADYDAAIADYFDRNDGAGATGRSPLPETFSIALPKAQTLRYGENPHQAAALYGDPGQAFTKLHGKDLSFNNLIDLTAALDLIREFGEAGPAVAILKHTNPCGVGTAEALEVAYHKAFATDRQSPFGGIVAVNRPLDRATAEAIDAVFTEIIIAPGYEEGVLGFLQQKKNRRLIETRPGADVAALDVRTAAGGLLVQEANPPLGSAADLRARSTVATERAPSEAEWADLDFAWRVSKHVKSNAIVYAGGGATLGIGAGQMSRIDASEIAVMKAGKSSLALENSVVASDAFFPFADGLLAAASAGARAVIQPGGSVRDDEVIAAADGYGLAMVFTGARHFRH; this is translated from the coding sequence ATGATTCAGACGAAAGACCTCCCGCCGCCGGCCGACCGCTATCCGGTGCAGCGTGCCCTCCTCTCGGTCTCCGACAAAACCGGCCTCGCCGCCTTCGCCCAGCGCCTCGCCGCGCTCGGGGTTGAACTCGTCTCGACAGGCGGGACGGCGCGCGTGCTCCGCGAGGCCGGGCTGACGGTGCGCGACGTGGCCGAGGTCACCGCCTCGCCCGAACTTCTCGACGGGCGCGTCAAGACGCTCCACCCGAAGATCCACGCCGGCCTCCTCGCCCGCCGCACCGACGCGGACGACCTCGCCCAGCTCGACGAGCACGGCATCGCGCCCATCGACCTCGTGGTCGTCAACCTCTACCCCTTCGCCGAGGCCGTGGCGCAGGACGACGTGACCGACGCGGTCGCCGTCGAGAACGTCGACATCGGCGGGCCGACGATGGTGCGGGCAGCGGCGAAGAACCACTTCTTCGTCGGCGTCGTCACCTCGCCCGACCAGTACGACGCCGTGGCCATAGAGTTGGAAGCGCACAGCGGGCAGCTTTCGCTGGCGACGCGGCGGGAGCTGGCGGGCGCAGCCTTCACCCATACGGCCGACTACGACGCGGCGATTGCCGACTATTTCGACCGGAACGACGGTGCAGGGGCGACCGGCCGGTCGCCCCTACCAGAGACGTTCAGCATCGCTTTGCCGAAGGCCCAGACGCTCCGCTATGGCGAGAACCCTCACCAGGCCGCCGCCCTTTACGGCGACCCCGGGCAGGCTTTCACCAAGCTCCACGGCAAGGACCTCTCGTTCAACAACCTGATCGACCTCACGGCCGCGCTCGACCTCATCCGCGAGTTCGGCGAGGCCGGGCCGGCCGTGGCGATTCTCAAGCACACCAACCCGTGCGGCGTCGGGACCGCCGAGGCGCTAGAGGTAGCCTACCACAAGGCCTTTGCGACCGACCGGCAGAGCCCGTTCGGCGGGATCGTCGCCGTCAACCGCCCGCTCGACCGGGCGACGGCCGAGGCCATCGACGCGGTCTTCACCGAGATCATCATCGCGCCGGGCTACGAGGAGGGCGTGCTCGGTTTCCTCCAGCAGAAGAAAAACCGCCGCCTGATCGAGACCCGCCCCGGCGCAGACGTGGCGGCGCTCGACGTGCGGACGGCGGCGGGCGGGCTGCTCGTGCAGGAGGCCAACCCGCCCCTCGGCTCCGCCGCCGACCTCCGCGCGCGCTCGACCGTCGCCACCGAGCGCGCCCCGAGCGAGGCCGAGTGGGCCGACCTCGACTTCGCGTGGCGGGTCTCGAAGCACGTTAAGAGCAACGCTATCGTCTACGCTGGGGGCGGGGCGACGCTCGGCATCGGGGCCGGGCAGATGAGCCGGATCGACGCGAGCGAGATCGCCGTGATGAAGGCGGGAAAGTCGAGCCTCGCGCTTGAGAATTCGGTCGTTGCGTCCGATGCTTTCTTCCCGTTCGCCGACGGTTTGCTTGCCGCCGCCTCGGCCGGAGCCCGCGCCGTGATCCAGCCCGGGGGCTCGGTCCGCGACGACGAGGTGATCGCCGCTGCCGACGGGTACGGCCTCGCGATGGTCTTCACCGGAGCGCGGCACTTCCGGCACTGA
- a CDS encoding rod shape-determining protein encodes MLTFTHPAALFLNNDIAIDLGTANTLIYIRDKGIVLNEPSIVAINRSTGKPEAIGLEAQLMHERTHREIETIRPLRDGVIADFEVAEYLIKGLIKKVNPGWSKRIGKMVICVPSGITEVEKRAVRDSAEYAGAKNVRLIDEPMAAAVGIGLNVREPIGNMIVDIGGGTTEIAVIAMNGIVVDESIRVGGDEIDAAIIQYFKKHHNLLIGERTAELIKCEVGSAVPLDPELELSIKGRDLVSGVPKTRTVSSEDVREALRSQIAQIAAAVMRALEKTPPELGGDILERGIMLTGGGAMLKGLDVMLRERTELPVYVVEDPLTAVVRGTGKVLEELEDYERVLSY; translated from the coding sequence ATGCTCACCTTCACCCACCCCGCCGCCTTGTTCCTCAACAACGACATCGCCATCGACCTCGGGACGGCGAACACGCTCATCTACATACGCGACAAGGGGATCGTCCTCAACGAGCCGTCCATCGTCGCCATCAACCGGAGCACGGGGAAGCCGGAGGCCATCGGGCTCGAAGCCCAACTGATGCACGAGCGGACCCACCGCGAGATCGAGACGATCCGCCCGCTGCGCGACGGCGTGATCGCGGACTTCGAGGTGGCCGAGTACCTCATCAAGGGCCTCATCAAGAAGGTCAACCCGGGGTGGTCTAAGCGGATCGGGAAGATGGTGATCTGCGTGCCGAGCGGCATCACCGAGGTCGAGAAGCGCGCCGTGCGCGACTCGGCGGAGTACGCCGGCGCGAAGAACGTCCGCCTGATCGACGAGCCGATGGCGGCGGCGGTCGGGATTGGGCTCAACGTCCGCGAGCCGATCGGCAACATGATCGTCGACATCGGCGGGGGGACGACCGAGATCGCCGTGATCGCGATGAACGGGATCGTCGTCGACGAGTCGATCCGCGTCGGCGGCGACGAGATCGACGCGGCGATCATCCAGTACTTCAAGAAGCACCACAACCTGCTGATCGGCGAGCGCACGGCGGAGCTCATCAAGTGCGAGGTCGGCAGCGCGGTCCCGCTCGACCCCGAGCTCGAGCTCTCGATCAAGGGCCGCGACCTCGTCTCGGGCGTCCCGAAGACGCGGACCGTCTCGTCCGAGGACGTGCGCGAGGCACTCCGCTCGCAGATCGCCCAGATCGCGGCGGCCGTCATGCGCGCGCTCGAGAAGACCCCGCCGGAGCTCGGCGGCGACATCCTCGAGCGCGGCATCATGCTCACCGGCGGCGGGGCGATGCTCAAGGGCCTCGACGTGATGCTCCGCGAGCGGACCGAGCTTCCGGTCTACGTCGTCGAGGACCCGCTGACGGCTGTCGTGCGCGGGACCGGCAAGGTGCTCGAAGAGCTCGAAGACTACGAGCGCGTGCTGTCGTACTAA
- the mreC gene encoding rod shape-determining protein MreC — MLSHLWARARDFVLLAALLIVSLVVLLSQNGPLFRSARALSLQATAPVEGGFSWTQRYTRALEENDELREDNIDLAAEVARLREARSENERLRALIAFRDSVDYNMVPARVVGKDITKQENLLTLNVGARDSVAVGMAVIDERGIVGKVVLVSERYSLVMPHQNTDFRVPAKIDLLGRDGVVLWDGASNDRLLMEYVVKTEPVFKGQLVTTSGFSGTFPAGIPVGEVDSVYAARGRNDLVIYLRPASSVSTVDYVYVLLDQISVERTELEATPIQ; from the coding sequence ATGCTGAGCCACCTCTGGGCGCGCGCCCGCGACTTCGTCCTCCTCGCGGCGCTCCTCATCGTCTCGCTCGTCGTGCTGCTCTCGCAGAACGGGCCGCTGTTCCGCTCGGCGCGGGCGCTCTCGCTCCAGGCGACGGCCCCGGTCGAGGGCGGCTTCTCGTGGACCCAGCGCTACACGCGCGCCCTCGAAGAGAACGACGAACTCCGCGAGGACAACATCGACCTCGCCGCCGAGGTGGCGCGCCTCCGCGAGGCCCGCAGCGAGAACGAGCGGCTCCGCGCCCTGATTGCCTTCCGCGACTCGGTGGACTACAACATGGTCCCGGCCCGCGTCGTCGGCAAGGACATCACGAAACAGGAGAACCTCCTCACGCTCAACGTCGGCGCGCGCGACAGCGTCGCGGTGGGGATGGCCGTCATCGACGAGCGCGGGATCGTCGGCAAGGTGGTCCTCGTCAGCGAGCGCTACAGCCTCGTCATGCCGCACCAGAACACCGACTTCCGCGTCCCGGCCAAGATCGACCTCCTGGGGCGCGACGGGGTCGTGCTCTGGGACGGAGCCTCCAACGACCGCCTGCTGATGGAGTACGTCGTCAAGACCGAGCCCGTCTTCAAGGGGCAGCTCGTCACGACGAGCGGGTTCAGCGGGACCTTCCCGGCCGGCATCCCCGTCGGCGAGGTCGACTCGGTCTACGCCGCGCGCGGCCGCAACGACCTCGTGATCTACCTCCGCCCGGCCTCGTCGGTCAGCACGGTCGACTACGTCTACGTGCTCCTCGACCAGATCTCGGTCGAGCGCACCGAGCTAGAGGCGACGCCGATCCAGTAG
- the dacB gene encoding D-alanyl-D-alanine carboxypeptidase/D-alanyl-D-alanine-endopeptidase: protein MDFLSSALPLFRSSVLPLLLAATLPLLQPAQAQNWRGQLDAVLDDEVFDDAHWGVHVLDLATGETLYARNAGKNFVPASVTKLFSTAAALDGLGPDFRYSTTLYLDGRVRDSVLTGHLVVRGSGDPTISDRLFGDGYPRSGDPTALFRSWADSLKARGVTSVSDHVIGDDDVFDDTELGNGWAWDDVPSRFAAEISGLSFNEGRVTVTAEAGQVGRTADLAVEPETDYVYFINRTETVPRSEGSDREIRRERGGNAFWVESEVAEGRTLRHTVSVHNPTRYFAHVLRETLIAEGVYVDGDPVDIDDWRDKPDYARLVPVATHTSRRLADLAALVNKESQNLVAEHLLKTLGAVRCPAERPEQVECGSVWAGLLAARLLFEQAGLELETMRLRDGSGMSPYNAVAPEDVTGLLRAMWIHPDPAVTEAYFDSFAVGGEDGTLARRFRQGQARGNVRGKTGTVTGAKNLAGVVTTAGGTPLAFALLANNFGTTPSRVTRAQDGIVEVLARQTW, encoded by the coding sequence ATGGACTTTCTCTCTTCCGCTCTTCCACTCTTCCGCTCTTCCGTTCTTCCGCTCCTCCTCGCCGCTACCCTGCCGCTCCTCCAACCGGCGCAGGCGCAGAACTGGCGGGGCCAACTCGACGCGGTCCTCGACGACGAGGTCTTCGACGACGCGCACTGGGGCGTCCACGTCCTCGACCTCGCCACCGGGGAGACGCTCTACGCCCGGAACGCCGGCAAGAACTTCGTCCCGGCCTCGGTGACGAAGCTCTTCTCGACCGCCGCTGCGCTCGACGGCCTCGGCCCCGACTTCCGCTACTCGACCACGCTCTACCTCGACGGCAGGGTCCGGGACAGCGTCCTCACCGGCCACCTCGTCGTCCGCGGCTCCGGCGACCCGACGATCAGCGACCGACTTTTCGGAGACGGCTACCCCCGCAGCGGCGACCCGACGGCGCTCTTCCGGTCCTGGGCTGACTCGCTGAAGGCGCGCGGCGTCACCTCCGTCTCGGACCACGTCATCGGCGACGACGACGTCTTCGACGACACGGAGCTCGGCAACGGCTGGGCGTGGGACGACGTGCCCTCGCGCTTCGCCGCCGAGATCAGCGGTCTCAGCTTCAACGAGGGTCGCGTCACCGTCACCGCCGAGGCCGGGCAGGTCGGCCGCACTGCTGACCTCGCGGTCGAGCCCGAGACGGACTACGTCTACTTCATCAACCGCACCGAGACCGTCCCCCGCAGCGAAGGCTCCGACCGCGAGATCCGCCGCGAGCGCGGCGGCAACGCCTTCTGGGTCGAGTCCGAGGTGGCCGAGGGGCGGACGCTCCGCCACACCGTCTCGGTCCACAACCCGACGCGCTACTTCGCCCACGTCCTCCGCGAGACGCTCATCGCCGAGGGCGTCTACGTCGACGGCGACCCCGTGGACATCGACGACTGGCGCGACAAGCCGGACTACGCCCGCCTCGTGCCCGTCGCCACCCACACCTCGCGGCGGCTCGCCGACCTCGCGGCGCTCGTCAACAAGGAGAGCCAGAACCTCGTCGCCGAGCACCTGCTCAAGACGCTCGGCGCGGTCCGCTGCCCCGCGGAGCGGCCCGAGCAGGTGGAGTGCGGCTCGGTCTGGGCGGGGCTGCTCGCGGCGCGGCTCCTCTTCGAGCAGGCGGGGCTGGAGCTGGAGACGATGCGGCTGCGCGACGGCTCCGGCATGTCGCCCTACAACGCCGTGGCCCCCGAGGACGTGACGGGGCTGCTCCGTGCGATGTGGATTCACCCCGACCCGGCCGTGACCGAGGCGTATTTCGACTCGTTCGCGGTGGGTGGCGAGGACGGGACGCTCGCGCGCCGCTTCCGTCAGGGGCAGGCGCGGGGCAACGTGCGCGGCAAGACCGGGACGGTGACCGGCGCAAAGAACCTCGCGGGCGTCGTCACGACGGCCGGCGGCACGCCGCTCGCCTTCGCGCTCTTGGCAAACAACTTCGGCACGACCCCGTCGCGGGTGACACGCGCCCAGGACGGCATCGTCGAGGTGCTGGCACGGCAGACGTGGTAA